TCGGCAAAGATTCCTTCATTGAAGAAGGCCATCCAATGGGTGAAGAGAACAGCAATCGTCAGCAAAAGCAAACTACTCAGTTTCGGCTTGGCTTGAAGCTGATCACGCATCTCATTTCCCGCGCACTAGAATTTTCGGATATCGAGCCTTTGCGGAGCGATTTTCTAAATCAATCACGGTCGTAAGCAAGAGCAAATCCCGCTCATCCATGCTTGGTATTTATCTGCCCCGGTTCGCGCCGACCTACCGAACCAACTGATTCAGCTTGCTTAAGCTCCTCTTTCGCAGAGCACCACTCAAGGCAACGAAAGCAGCAACTCGCCGCCGGGCGATGGTTCGGCGCCGTTGGCCGCGGCGGAATAAACACGCCTTCGTGCGACCCGGAAATAGGAGACTTGTGGGTACCGTAAATTGATATTGCGCCGCAATAAAACTATTGGTAGCGGGCCGCCGGTTTGTGTTGTAGGGGGTCGTTTCATCCTTGACTCGCACTTGCCGCCAATTGAAACGCAGGCCCTTTATGCTCAAACGTCTCGTCAAAAACGCTCTACCCAGTTCGCACTGGCGGATGCGTGAGAGGTTGCACAAATCATCGAGCAAAGCAGCGGCGGCGGCTCCCGCGTATCAACGGCTGCAGATGCTTATAGCCTCGGCAATAAGCGTTGTCCTCCTGATATTCCTGCTAAGGGCGGTGGATTGGGAGGAAGCCATCCGCATTTTTCGTAGCGGAATATCCGTCACATCGCTCCTGTGGTTTCTGCTTGTTACCTTCGGTATCGCTGTAGGTTATGCGGTGCGATGGCGCCTGTTGCTGGATGGTAAGATCGGTTACGGAACGTCCCTCATGGCCTCCCTACTCGGTCTGGGCGCCAACATGTTCCTTCCTGCGAGAGGTGGAGACCTTTTGCGTGTACATTACAGCCGGGTTGTCGCGACTGTCCCCTACGCAGACGCTCTTGGTAGGCTTCTGATCGAAAAGATGGTTGACTTGGTGACGATCATTTCTGTCGGCATATTTTCTTTGGTTTTACTGAGCCATACATTGAATTCCGAATACCGAAATGTTCTTTTGGTCATCATGCTTGGTGCAATAGTTGGGATATTTCTATCGGCAGTGCTGGTAAGGTATTTCGGCGATCGGCTTGTCCCGATACTGCGGCCAGTCTTCGGTCTCCTGCGACTGCGGGATTTCTTTGACCGTCACATTATCTATTTCATTCGAAGTTGCGCACAAAGCTTATCTCTTTCTGTGACCATCGTTCCGGCCGTTCTCACGCTAGTTTTGTGGCTTTCGGTATACGCCCTTGCGTATATCTTCGTTGCCCGATTTGTCGGCGTCGCGCTGAGTTATCAAGAATCGTTGTTCGTGTTGTTTGTCGGCGGGTTGGGCCTGATGATCCCAGCTGCGCCATCCGGAGTCGGTACCTTTCATGCATCCGTCGTTTCGGCATTCGTACTGCTAGGGCGCTCGCCCTCGGAGGGATTGCTCCTGGCGACGGCCGTTCATTTTCTTTTTTTTGTGGTGTACGTCGTGCCTGCAGCCCTCATTCTGGGACATTGGCGCTTGAACCGCTTGGCGCCGAGGTAACTTATGAGGGACTATTTCTATTCTCAATTGAGAAGGTACATTGGCCTCTTTGTCTTGGGCCAGAATTCCGTGGTCGAGATCGATCCGACGACGCCGCTGCTGATTGGTAGATTTCCTCAGGGCAAGGTAACATTTCGCTCGAGAACGCA
The nucleotide sequence above comes from Rhizobium indicum. Encoded proteins:
- a CDS encoding lysylphosphatidylglycerol synthase transmembrane domain-containing protein, which gives rise to MLKRLVKNALPSSHWRMRERLHKSSSKAAAAAPAYQRLQMLIASAISVVLLIFLLRAVDWEEAIRIFRSGISVTSLLWFLLVTFGIAVGYAVRWRLLLDGKIGYGTSLMASLLGLGANMFLPARGGDLLRVHYSRVVATVPYADALGRLLIEKMVDLVTIISVGIFSLVLLSHTLNSEYRNVLLVIMLGAIVGIFLSAVLVRYFGDRLVPILRPVFGLLRLRDFFDRHIIYFIRSCAQSLSLSVTIVPAVLTLVLWLSVYALAYIFVARFVGVALSYQESLFVLFVGGLGLMIPAAPSGVGTFHASVVSAFVLLGRSPSEGLLLATAVHFLFFVVYVVPAALILGHWRLNRLAPR